CTGATCTCGACAAAGCAAAACATCTGGCGGCGCCGAAGGTTCGGCTGGCGGGATCACCGCTGGTGGTTGTGAACTCGGTGGTCAACAACATCGCGCACACCGGCGTGATCACGGCCAATCTACCGTCGCCGGTTCCCACCGGCTCCTTTCTGCTGCAAGTTGCCTGGGGCAAGGATGAAGATGACCGCGAACACACGTTTTCACTGGCGTTAGGCCTTGTGGGTCCGCAGGGACCACAGGGGCCAGCAGGTTCGCAAGGTCCGCAGGGCGCTACTGGTCCGCAAGGCCCACAGGGTCCAGTAGGGCCCCAAGGCCCGGCAGGTTCATCGTCGGGCGGGCCGCCGTTTGTTTGGGTCTGCACGCCTGCGTTTTTTGCCAACGCCGGTGGTAACACCAGAGGTGACATCTATGTCTTCAACGGGAGCTCGACAACTGCCAACGTGGCGGTGCATTTCCTGGACCAGCATGGGAACAACCTGGCCGGCGTGACCATTCCCGGAACGAATCCCGCCGATATCTACCCTGGTCAAAGCGGAAGCAGCACCGTAGCTGTCGCGTCCTTGAACACGTTGGTGGTCACTTATCAAACCCCTATAGACTTTCCGGCGAACAGTCCCGGCGTCTCGCATACGGTCCATGTGGTTTCCGACCAGCCCATCGCCGTCGGCTCGGACCTTAATTTCAGCGGCTTCCATCCACTGCCTTGCAGCCTCTTACCCAAGTAGATCTGGGATAAGTCGCAATCAGCTCTTGATAGTCACCCCCAATAACAAAGGCCCTGCAATGATCAGGGCCTTTTCAATTTTGACCGTTCAGAAATTCGGAAATGACTAATCCACTCTGGCGGCGTTCTCACTGTTTGGAATAAATTCCCATTTCATTGCCGTTTGGGTCGAGGAAATAAGCGTCATATCCTGCGTCGGCTTGGCCAATCCGGCTGCGGCCCTGCTTGATCGTGCCTCCCAGCTCGACGATGCGCTCCAGCGTAGATGGCATATCCTCCACTTGAATGACGAGGACCACGGAGCCCACACCCGGCTTCTTATTGCCACTGAACGCTCCGCTGACATTTCCTGATTCGAAGAACCAGTACTTCTGCCCGGGAACATTGGATTGCACCCGCCAACCAAAGATCGTTTGATAGAAAGACATCGCTTTCTCAAGGTCGGGTGCGGGAATGACGATGTGACAGAATGGACTTCGCTGCGCTGTATTTTCCATGATGACCTTTGTTCCACGCGAGAGTTAGTTATTGTCGCATAAGGCGAACAGGGCAGTGATGATTCTCACACTCCCATCGCTTCCGCGTAAAGACTGTGGAAGTGATGCACTCCACCCTCCTGCTTGACGCTGTAGCGGCCGCGGCTGTACGACCGGGAGCGCAGGTTTTTTTGCACGGTCTCGCAGATGCGCACATCTTCTACCTGGATTTCGTCGCTGAAGAGCACCGTCTGCGCCGGGGCCGGGGTCTTGAGCGCCGCTTCGGGAAAGTACCAGTCAAAAATGGCGATAGAACGCTCGGGCGACACGGGCAAAACAATGTTCACGGAGACATTGTCGGGATAGCAGTTGAGCATCCAGTTGGGGAATACCCAGTAGTATTCAGCAACGTCATCTCCCTTAGCCTGTGAGTAGCGGCGCTCCACGGTCTTCTCATTCTCAGGGCCGCGGATGGGGCTGGATTGCAACGAGTAGCTGGGAAAAAGCTGCGTGGTATAGCTGCCGTAATCCAGCTCGCGATTCAGGCTGGGATGCACGCTCGGCAGGTGGTATCCCTCGAGATAGTTGTCTATGTATGTCTTCCAGTTGCAATTCATTTCGTAGATGCGGCGCTCGTGGAGCTGCATCTTCTCGAATTGGAAGCTAGCCATCCCTTGGGGAAGCTGGCCCAGCGACTGGAGCAGCGGTTCGGCTGCCGGATTGAGGTTCACAAAAATCAGCTCGGCCCACTGCTCAGTTCGGACCGGAGTCAATCCAAACTCCTGGTGGCGGAAGTCCTGCACGCCCTCACATTCCGGAGCATTCAGCAGCTCGCCATCGAGCGAATACGTCCAGCCATGATAGCCGCAGCGGAAGACCTTCCTTTCGCCGCAGCCTTCGGCTGGCGGCCCGGCGCGGTGCTTGCAGACATTGTAGAAACCTTTGATCTCGCCGCCCGCATTGCGCACAATCAGCAAAGGCTCACCCACCAGATTCGCCGTGAAAAAAGAGCCGGGGTTCGGCAACTGCCTCACATGGCCGACAATCTGCCATGTCCCAACGAAGATTTTTTCTTTTTCCAGGCTCTCGAAAGAAGGATCGAAATAATAGTGCGACGGCAGGGTGAATGCCTGAGCAACATCGGGTTGAATGAGTTTGTTCATGGTCAAGGATTGGGAGGGGCGAGTCATGTGATCTTAGATATAATCTCGTCTCCGTGCATGCCGTCAAGAGCTCAGAGACGACCGGAGATGCCGCGGAAAAGAATAAGCAGTTTGCAATGCATTCACAAGACCGGGGAACACGCGCATTGAGCCAACCTGCCAAACTAGTCCGAGGGCTCTCGCTGCTGGATTCTATCCTGCTGCTAGCCAGCGGAATCATCGGGTCGGGCATTTTTCTTACCGCTGCCGACGTGGCATCGAACACGCGCACGCCGGTATTGTTTCTCTCCATCTGGGTCATCGGCATGCTGATTACCTTGCCGGCCTGCTTCGCTTTTGCCGAGATGGGCGCTATGTTCCCTGAAGCCGGCGGGCAGTATGTCTATCTTCGCGAAGCCTACGGAGAATTTGTCGCCTTCCTTTACGGCTGGATGATTTTTACCGTCAGCGTTGCCGGTACCGTCGCCGCACTCGGTGCAGGTTTCGCGGAGTACATAGGCAAAATCTTTCCTGCTGTGTCTGCCGCTCATGTCATCTTTGTCTTTCGCTTCCCAGGATTATCAGCAGGACACCTGGCCTCTCGGATTCACACCTTGACCGTCACCCGGGAGCACTTGGTTTCACTGACCGCAATCCTCCTCCTGACCCTGGTCAATATTTTTGGCCTGCGCCGGGGTGCGGTGCTGCAGAACATAGCCACTTGGGCGAAATTTGCCGCCATTGGGACTCTTGTGATCTTGGGCATAGCTGTTGGCAAGGGATCATGGGGACATTATTCCATTGCACTGCCGTCATCGCCGACGGCCCCTTTCATCCTCAGCGGAATTGGGGTGGCGCTGATTGCAGTCTTCTGGGCTTACGACGGATGGGTATACATCACCTGGGTTGCCGGCGAAGTCAAAGATCCGCAACGGAACTTGCCGAGATCGCTGATGCTTGGGCTGTTGATCGTGGGAACGCTTTATCTGGCCATCAATGCAGTTTATCTCTATGCATTGCCCATGACCGAGATCGCCGCCAATACTGCCGTGGCGCAAGCCGCCGCAGTTTCCATGTTCTCAGCGGGCGCGGCGCGTTGGCTGG
Above is a genomic segment from Terriglobales bacterium containing:
- a CDS encoding VOC family protein; amino-acid sequence: MENTAQRSPFCHIVIPAPDLEKAMSFYQTIFGWRVQSNVPGQKYWFFESGNVSGAFSGNKKPGVGSVVLVIQVEDMPSTLERIVELGGTIKQGRSRIGQADAGYDAYFLDPNGNEMGIYSKQ
- a CDS encoding aromatic ring-hydroxylating dioxygenase subunit alpha, which translates into the protein MNKLIQPDVAQAFTLPSHYYFDPSFESLEKEKIFVGTWQIVGHVRQLPNPGSFFTANLVGEPLLIVRNAGGEIKGFYNVCKHRAGPPAEGCGERKVFRCGYHGWTYSLDGELLNAPECEGVQDFRHQEFGLTPVRTEQWAELIFVNLNPAAEPLLQSLGQLPQGMASFQFEKMQLHERRIYEMNCNWKTYIDNYLEGYHLPSVHPSLNRELDYGSYTTQLFPSYSLQSSPIRGPENEKTVERRYSQAKGDDVAEYYWVFPNWMLNCYPDNVSVNIVLPVSPERSIAIFDWYFPEAALKTPAPAQTVLFSDEIQVEDVRICETVQKNLRSRSYSRGRYSVKQEGGVHHFHSLYAEAMGV
- a CDS encoding amino acid permease, giving the protein MHSQDRGTRALSQPAKLVRGLSLLDSILLLASGIIGSGIFLTAADVASNTRTPVLFLSIWVIGMLITLPACFAFAEMGAMFPEAGGQYVYLREAYGEFVAFLYGWMIFTVSVAGTVAALGAGFAEYIGKIFPAVSAAHVIFVFRFPGLSAGHLASRIHTLTVTREHLVSLTAILLLTLVNIFGLRRGAVLQNIATWAKFAAIGTLVILGIAVGKGSWGHYSIALPSSPTAPFILSGIGVALIAVFWAYDGWVYITWVAGEVKDPQRNLPRSLMLGLLIVGTLYLAINAVYLYALPMTEIAANTAVAQAAAVSMFSAGAARWLALMIAVSCFGAMATAIMCGARVYYAMAEDGVFFRGLAKVSPRWHTPARSLVLQGVWSAALALSGGYNALFTYVMFMMVLSYALTVGALFVLRRKMPDAPRPYRCAGYPWLPALYLLIGGIWTVNAVVQKTQEALWGVVIVAIGIPFYIYWKRTQRTDKPAEAATAK